The Paracoccus aminophilus JCM 7686 genome window below encodes:
- a CDS encoding iron ABC transporter ATP-binding protein: MIRVQDVGYRIGAAQILSEISTELPRGKLTALIGPNGAGKSTLLKLITRLERLQSGRVEIDALDLQTTPTETLALKMAVLSQQTVIASRLRLSELVSFGRWPHHRGRPSAQDRARVALALETFGLTPLANRFLDEVSGGQAQRAFLAMTFAQETDWLLLDEPLNNLDVAHSRALMQRLHELVRQENKSIVVVIHEVNYAAAWADHIVAMKDGRILAEGTPQEVLTESVLSTLYDVPVAVGTHQGRPLVLHHI; this comes from the coding sequence ATGATCAGGGTGCAGGATGTCGGTTACCGGATCGGTGCGGCACAAATTCTCAGCGAGATCTCGACCGAGCTGCCACGCGGCAAGCTGACCGCCTTGATCGGCCCGAATGGCGCGGGCAAATCCACGCTGTTGAAACTGATCACCCGGCTCGAGCGGCTGCAATCGGGCCGGGTCGAGATCGACGCGCTTGATCTGCAGACGACCCCGACCGAGACGCTCGCGCTCAAGATGGCGGTGCTGAGCCAGCAAACCGTGATCGCCAGCCGGTTGCGGTTGTCCGAGCTGGTCAGCTTCGGGCGCTGGCCACATCACCGCGGGCGTCCCTCGGCGCAGGACCGGGCTCGGGTGGCCTTGGCGCTCGAGACTTTCGGGCTGACGCCGCTTGCCAATCGCTTTCTCGACGAGGTCTCGGGCGGGCAGGCGCAGCGCGCCTTTCTGGCAATGACCTTCGCGCAGGAAACCGACTGGCTGCTGCTCGACGAACCGCTGAACAATCTCGATGTCGCCCATTCGCGCGCCCTGATGCAGCGCCTGCATGAGCTGGTGCGGCAGGAAAACAAAAGCATCGTCGTCGTCATCCATGAGGTGAATTACGCCGCCGCCTGGGCCGATCATATCGTGGCGATGAAGGACGGCCGCATCCTCGCTGAGGGCACGCCGCAGGAGGTTCTGACCGAATCCGTCCTGAGCACGCTTTACGACGTGCCGGTCGCGGTCGGCACCCATCAGGGCCGCCCGCTGGTCCTGCATCACATCTGA